A single region of the Gadus morhua chromosome 5, gadMor3.0, whole genome shotgun sequence genome encodes:
- the rpl13a gene encoding large ribosomal subunit protein uL13, translating into MADRFNKVLLLDGRGHLLGRLSAIVAKQLLLGHKVVVVRCEGINISGNFYRNKLKYLAFLRKRMNTNPSRGPYHFRAPSRIFWRTVRGMLPHKTKRGQAALDRLKVFDGIPPPYDKRKRMVVPAALKIVRLKPTRKFALLGRLAHEVGWKYQAITATLEQKRKEKAKLRYATKKTTIKLTKLAAKNVESKISKYTDVLKQYGVLV; encoded by the exons ATGGCGGACCGGTTCAATAAG GTTCTGCTCCTGGATGGCAGGGGCCATCTCCTTGGAAGACTTTCTGCCATCGTGGCGAAACAGCTTCTTCTGG GGCACAAAGTGGTCGTGGTGAGATGTGAGGGCATCAACATATCGGGAAACTTCTACCGTAACAAAC TGAagtacctggccttcctccgcAAGAGGATGAACACCAACCCGTCTCGTGGGCCATACCACTTCAGGGCTCCTAGCAGGATCTTCTGGAGGACCGTCAGAG GCATGCTGCCCCACAAAACCAAGAGGGGACAGGCAGCCCTGGATCGCCTGAAGGTGTTCGACGGCATCCCCCCTCCCTACGACAAG AGGAAGCGAATGGTCGTTCCAGCCGCCCTGAAGATCGTGCGCCTGAAGCCCACTCGCAAG TTTGCTCTTCTTGGGCGCTTGGCCCATGAGGTCGGCTGGAAGTACCAGGCGATCACAGCGACGCTGGAGCAGAAGAGGAAAGAGAAGGCAAAGCTGCGCTACGCAACAAAGAAGACCACGATCAAGCTCACAAAACTGGCTGCCAAGAACGTGGAGAGCAAGATCTCTAAATACACAGATGTTCTCAAACAATACGGAGTCCTTGTCTGA
- the zmpste24 gene encoding CAAX prenyl protease 1 homolog: protein MLESMLALPVEKQIFLAVLGFSWTVYLWEAYLSYRQRRIYRSTTRVPQELGKIMDTDTFEKSRLYQLDKSNFSFWSGLYSETEGTLILVLGGIPYLWSLAGTVSGRFGFGAEYEITQSLVFLTLATLFSAVTGLPWSIYSTFIIEEKHGFNQQTLGFFLKDAVKKFAVTQCILLPVTSLLLHIIKIGGDFFFIYAWLFTLCVSLVLVTIYADYIAPLFDKFTPLPEGELKTDIETMSQSISFPLTKVYVVEGSKRSSHSNAYFYGFFKNKRIVLFDTLLEDYSPLNQAGDQGADPEGHDMPSESKVKPKNKKQGCNNPEILAVLGHELGHWKLGHTVKNIVISQMNSFLCFFLFAVLIGRRELFLAFGFNDSQPTLIGLMIIFQFIFSPYNELLSFCLTVLSRRFEFQADAFALGMGKASQLYSALIKLNKDNLGFPVADWLFSMWHYSHPPLLERLRALGNVKQD from the exons ATGCTGGAGTCAATGCTGGCCCTACCCGTGGAGAAGCAGATCTTCTTGGCCGTACTGGGGTTCTCGTGGACGGTGTACCTATGGGAGGCTTACCTTTCATACAGACAG CGGAGGATCTACAGGTCCACAACTCGGGTGCCACAAGAGCTGGGGAAGATAATGGACACGGATACCTTTGAGAAGTCTCGCCTTTACCAGCTGGACAAGAGCAACTTCAGTTTTTGGTCGGGGCTCTATTCGGAGACTGAAGGGACG CTGATCCTGGTGCTGGGAGGAATCCCTTACCTGTGGAGTCTCGCTGGGACCGTCTCAGGGCGCTTTGGGTTTGGTGCGGAGTATGAGATAACTCAGTCCCTTGTCTTTCTAACCCTGGCCACCCTGTTCAGTGCAGTAACCGGCCTTCCCTGGAGTATTTACAGCACATTTATCATTGAGGAAAAACATGGCTTCAATCAGCAG ACTTTGGGATTCTTCCTGAAGGACGCTGTGAAGAAGTTTGCTGTGACCCAGTGCATCCTGCTCCCGGTAACCTCGCTGCTCCTCCACATCATTAAGATCGGTGGAGACTTCTTCTTCATCTACGCCTGGCTCTTCACGCTGTGTGTCTCCCTG GTTCTGGTCACCATCTATGCGGACTACATCGCTCCCCTGTTTGACAAGTTCACTCCACTGCCGGAGGGAGAGCTGAAGACAGACATCGAGACCATGTCCCAGTCCATCAGCTTCCCCCTTACCAAAGTATATGTAGTAGAAG GTTCAAAACGTTCCTCACACAGCAATGCCTACTTTTACGGGTTCTTCAAGAACAAGCGTATTGTGCTGTTTGACACCCTATTGGAGGACTACTCGCCTCTGAACCAGGCCGGAGACCAGGGAGCGGACCCGGAGGGCCATGACATGCCCAGCGAGTCTAAAGTCAAACCCAAG AACAAGAAGCAAGGATGCAACAATCCTGAAATCCTTGCTGTTCTGGGCCATGAGTTAGGCCACTGGAAGCTTGGTCACACGGTCAAGAACATCGTGATTAGTCAG ATGAATTCCTTCCTGTGCTTCTTCCTCTTTGCTGTTCTGATTGGCCGCAGAGAGCTGTTCCTCGCCTTTGGTTTCAATGACAGCCAGCCAACACTGATTGGCTTGATGATCATCTTCCAGTTCATCTTCTCCCCGTACAACGAG CTCCTGTCCTTCTGCCTCACGGTCCTGAGCCGCCGCTTCGAGTTCCAAGCCGATGCATTTGCACTGGGTATGGGCAAAGCCTCTCAGCTGTACTCTGCCCTCATCAAGCTCAATAAGGACAACCTGGGCTTCCCAGTGGCTGACTGGTTGTTCTCCATGTGGCACTactcccatcctcccctcctggAGCGCCTCCGGGCACTGGGCAACGTGAAGCAGGACTGA